The genomic interval GCGCCCGACCGAATACGATCCCGAGCCTCGGCCGGTCCCAGCCAGCCCCCGCCCGGTCAAGCGCGAAGAAATCAGCGTACTGCAGCGCATCCGCCAGGAAGCGATGCTCGACGCCGTGTCGCCAGCGGCGCGGCAATCCAAGCCAGAGACACAGCCAGCAGCCGAGTCCATGGATAACATGGCGCAGGAAATGATGCGTGAAATCCGCTCCCTGCGCGGCATGCTGGAAGGGCAGCTGGCCGGTCTGGCATGGGGCGAACTGCAGCGCAGCGATCCGGTCAAGGTGGAAATTCTGCGTCACATGCTGTCGGCCGGTTTCAGCCCGGCGCTATCGCGCCAGTTGCTGGAAAAGCTGCCGCCCGGCGGCGATTTCAACCGCGGCATAAAGTGGGTCAAGGCTGCGCTTACCCATAATCTGCGCGCTGTGGCCGCCGGCAAGGACATCATCGAGCGTGGCGGGGTTTATGCCCTGGTGGGACCGACAGGGGTCGGCAAAACGACGACCGTGGCAAAGCTGGCAGCGCGCTGCCGGCTGCAGCATGGTGCCAACAAGCTGGCGCTGCTCACCACTGACAGCTACCGGATCGGCGCGCACGAGCAACTTAAAATCTACGGCAAGATCCTCGGCGTCCCGGTCTACGCGGTCAAGGACGAGGCAGACCTGCAGTTCACCCTGGCCGATTTGCAGAACAAGCACCTGGTGCTGATCGATACCGTCGGCATGAGCCAGCGCGACCGCCGCCTGACCGAACAGGTCGCCTTGCTCGCAGGCGCCGGCCGTAGCGTGAAGCGACTGTTGCTGATTAGCGCCAATGCTCAGGCCAGCACTCTCGAAGACGTGGTGCGCGCGTACCGCGGCGCGGACCTCGAAGGCTGCATCCTGACCAAGATTGACGAAGCGATCAGCATGGGTGGGGCGCTGGATGTCATCGTGCGCCATCAGCTGCCGGTGCATTACATTACCAACGGACAGCGCGTACCGGAAGATTTGCACCTGGCCAACGCCATGTACCTGGTGGATCGGGCTTTGCGCCCAGCCGAGACGCAGTCCCCCTTTAGCCTGGAAGAGGGCGAATACCCTCTGCTGATGAGCGGTACCGCGGCGGATGGCGGCGCCGAGTCGGAGGCCCTGCGTGGCTGAAGCGATGCAGGATCAGGCAGAGGGCTTACGCCGCCTGCTTTCGGACGATTTCGTGCGCATCGTCACGCTGACAAGCGGCAAGCGCAGCGTCGGCAAAACCACTGTTCTGATCAATCTGGCCGTGGCGCTCGCCAGGCGCGGCAAGCAGGTGATGCTGCTGGATGAACACCAGGGCAAGCATAGCGTGGTCGGCATGCTCGGCCTGACACCCTATTACAACCTGACGCACGTGCTGCGGCGCGAGCAAAGTCTCGAGCAGGTGATGCTGAGCGGCCCGGAAGGCATTATGGTAGTTCCGTCCGGCAGGAGCGTGCAGGAGTTGGCAAATCTTTCCGCCTCGGATATGGAATGGCTGGTACGTTCGTTTGCGCAGCTTGCTCAGCCAATGGATGTGGTGCTGGTCGATGCAGTCGCGGGGGTGGCGGGCAATGTCCTGCCCTTGAGCCTGGCGGCGCAGGAACTGGTGGTGGTGGTCGACCCGCAGCCAGCTTCCATGACCGATGCCTATGCGTTGATCAAAGTGCTCAACCAGGGGTTTGCCCGGCGCAATTTTCATATCGTGGTGAACCGGGTGGCCAGTCCTGAAGAGGCCGGGGTGGTGTTCAGCAATATGGCCAAGGTGGCCAAGCGTTTTCTCAAAGTGTCGCTGGATTTCATGGGGTTCGTGCCGCAGGAGGAGAAAATACATCGCGCCACGCAACTTGGTCGCACGGTAGTCGATGCTTTTCCGGACAGCACTGCGGCGCAAGCTTTCCGCGATCTCGCCGAGAAAATGGAACAATGGCCTCATCCGGCGGGCGAGCAGGGGCAGATGGAGGTATTCATGCAGCGCCTGGTGCAAAGCAGCAGGGCGACTGCCGCCGAGCCGAGCAGGACGGGGCGAGCGTAGTCGGATCATGTACCAGGCTAACGGCAAACTGCAGAACAAGGAACAATACGTGGTGCAGTATGCTCCGCTGGTCAGGCGCATCGCGCACCATCTGGCGGCCAAGCTCCCCGCCAGCGTGGAGGTCGACGACCTGATCCAGGCCGGCTTGATCGGCCTGCTCGACGCTGTCGGACACTACGATCAGTCGCAAGGGGCACAGTTCGAGACTTACGCGTCACAGCGCATCCGCGGCGCCATGCTGGATGAGCTACGCGAAGCCGACTGGGCGCCACGTTCGGCGCGCAAATGCATGCGCACCATCGAAGCGGCGATAAACAGGCTGGAGCAAAAGCTGGGGCGGCAGCCGGGCGAGCAGGAACTGGCGAGTGAATTGAAAGTACCGCTGGCGGAATTCCAGCAGATGCTGCAGGATGCACGTGGTCACCAGCTGGTGTACTACGAGGATTATCAGGCGGATGGCGACGACGACTTTTTCGAGCGCCACTCGGCCGACCAGCGCCCGGGCCCGCTTGGGCAAATCGAGAACGAAGATTTTCGCGCCGCGCTGGTGGAGGCAATCAGCGTTTTGCCGGAGCGCGAGCAAATGGTGATGAGCCTGTATTATGAAGAGGAGCTGAACTTGAAAGAAATCGGTGCAGTACTGGGCGTGACCGAGTCCCGCGTTAGCCAGCTCCATAGTCAGGCTGTCGCACGCCTGCGCAGCCGGCTCAAGGACTGGCTGGGCGACTGATGCGCGGCGGCGTGGACTTCATAAGCGTTGCCGGCCTGGCCATGGCCCTGCTGGCAATTATTGGCGGACAGATTCTCGAAGGCGGACATCTTGGTTCGCTGCTGCAGGTCACCGCTTTCCTCATCGTTATCGGCGGCACGATGGGCGCCGTCATGTTGCAAAGTTCCCTGCCGGTGTTTCTCGCCGGGATGAAATTGCTCAAGTGGGTGTTCGTGACACCTCGCTTTCATCCGCAACGCCTAATCGAAGAAGTCATTTCCTGGAGCCAGGTGGCGCGCAAAGGCGGCTTGCTGGCACTGGAACCGCTGATCGACGACCTGACCGATCCATTTAAACGCAAAGGCTTGCAGATGCTGGTGGACGGCGCTGAACCGGAGAAAATTCGCGAGGCGCTTGAGGTGGAGATCAATACTTACGAGGAACACCAGCGGCAGGCAGCAAAGGTATGGGAGTCTGCCGGCGGTTATGCGCCCACGATCGGAATTATCGGAGCGGTGATGGGTTTGATTCACGTCATGGAGAACCTCTCCGACCCGTCCAAGCTGGGCGGCGGGATTGCCGTGGCGTTCGTCGCGACGATCTATGGCGTGGGGTCTGCCAATTTGTTTTTCCTGCCGGTCGCCAACAAGCTCAAGGCCATTATCGGCCACCAGGTGACGATACGCGAAATGCTGATCGAAGGTCTGGGTTCGATTGCCAACGGGGAAAACCCTCGTGTCATCGAAACCAAGTTGCAGGGATACATACTATAGCTGCAAGCCATCAGCTAGTCAGCCATCAGCAAAATCGGTGGCGCTGACAGCTGACAGCTGACTAGCTGAAAGCTAACGACATGGCCCGCAAAAAAAGACCGGAAGAACACGAGAACCACGAGCGTTGGCTGGTTTCCTATGCCGACTTCATCACTCTTTTGTTCGCTTTTTTCGTCGTTATGTATGCCATTTCGTCCATCAACGAAGGGAAATATCGCGTGTTGAGCGACTCATTGGTCGATGCCTTCAAGCAGACTCCTACCAGCCAGGAGCCACTCCGCCTCGCAAAAGAACAGCCCAGCCGACCCCAAGCTGCCCGTCAGATGATCTTGCAGCCGATCGCGGTGCGAAAAGCCGATCAGGCGCAGGAAATCAAGCGCAAGAAACAGGAAGAAAAAATGAAGGGGATCGCTACCGATCTCCTCAAGGTCATGGAACCACTGGTGAAAGAGGGGCAGGTGCGCGTTACCCAGAGCCCGCTTGGCGTGTCGATCGAAATCAACGCCAGCGTGCTTTTTGCCCCCGGTCAGGCACAGTTGGAAAAACCGTCCATCCAGGTTCTGAAAGCGGTGGCGCAGGTGGTGGCAGGCGTGCCCAACGCGGTGCAGATCGAGGGCCATACCGACAATATTCCGATCGGGACGCCCGCCTATCCATCCAACTGGGAGCTATCCACCGCCCGTGCCAGCAGCGTGGTTCGGCTGTTTATTGACAACGGGGTGGACCCGTCGCGGCTGATGGCGATCGGTTATGCCGATCAGCGACCGGTTGAGCCAAACGATACCAACGAAGGCCGTAGTCGAAACCGGCGTGTGACGGTCATGATCGAACCGGATGACAAGGCGCCGGCGACAGTGCTGCAATAAATCCAGATTGTCGTAGGGGCGAATTGATTCGCGCCTGACGGTGTCGCTAGACTTTGCCGCGAGGGCGGCCACTGGAGAGGCCGCTGATCTGGCCATTGGGGCCGTACAGGGTGTTCGTCGGATTCGCCGCAGTCTGAAGGGCGGCCAGAGCCTGCTGATTGTGGCGCAGGTGGGTTTCGATCAGGAGGCCGTTGCGGCGGTTTGCTTGTTCGGCCTCACGCGCCAGATTGAGTAGCAGCTCCCACTGTTCGCGTGTCTCGTCAGTTACACCGATGGCGCTAAGCCATGCGGCTAATCCTGTGGGGGTGTTTTCATAACCGGCGGCGGCCAGCTTGTGGTCACGTTCGACGCTGAAAGCGAAAAGTTTTTCTATGAGTCCTGTTTTTTCGGGCGCAAGCTGCAGTAGACGGTCTATGTCGCCAGCGATCAGGGCAGCCTGTTCCTGTTCCAGAAGTTGGTGAAACTCCCCGAAAGCGCCAAGCTCTTCACTTAGTTTGAGAGCAAATTCGGCAGCGGATTCTTGTTTCAACTCAGCCCTTTTGGCTTGCCAGCAAGTCTTTAACCGAGGTCAGCAGACGATCGGCAATCATTTCCGGGTTGATTTTGAATCGCCCTTCGGAAATAGCCTGTTTGATGGCATCGACTTTTGCGCTGTCAATCGGCGTGCTGGTGTCGATGCCGCTGCCCATGGCCTGCAACTGGCTGGACGAAGTCAATTGCACTTCATCCCGGCTTTCCGTTTTTGCGGCGGACTGCTGTTTGGGGTTGTTGCGCACCACTTTGCTTTGGCCATCCGGCGTGGCAACGAGTTTTCCGACTGAGCTGTCAATTTTCACGATATTTCCTTTGCGCCATTCCTGCAGTTCAGGGGGCTATGATAGGTGTTACAGCGGCATGCAGCGGAAAAACTTTAGCCGGCAGCCGCAATATTTTCTGCTTCGGATTAAGCAATTGTCGTTCCATGCGGGAATCCGCTCAGAATGGCACTTCGACGAACCCTCCCTCCCTGGCTGTTCCCTTGATGACTTGCCCGGATGGCGTGCGTACCGAGACGATCTGCCCGGCGGCGGCGTTGGTCAGCGCCTTGCCTTCGGCATTTACCTGGAAGCCTGCTCCCTTGGCTATGATTTTTACACTCTGCCCCTGCTGGATGACGTGGGGAGCGCGCAACATATCGTTGCGTAGCGGGTAGCCCGCTGCAACACCAAGGGTGACAATCCTGCCCAGAGCTTGACTGGGGTCGGTGATCACACCGGAAGCGAACTGTGTGATGTCATCGCTTTTTATCAAAATGTCCGCCTCGCTCAATTTTTGCCCGGATTGCAGGGGGCGGGCGGCGAACACGATGTCGGCGGTGATCCTGATGTTGACCGGAACGTACACGGTCCATGTCGACGGGGCAGGGCAGCGCACGCCGACGTTGCTGTTGCCCCACATGCGGCTGCCGGTCGGGATGAAGAATTCCATGGCGGGACAGGCCGGCAAGCGCAGGCGCGGGTCCAGGGTCCCCGCGGTAACGGTGACGCTGCCTGGCTGTGCTGCCGTTTGCTGGCGCGCGAATTGGGTGACGCCGCTGAGGATCGCATCCAGGTTTTGCCACTGCCCGTTGGCCATCCCGTGAAAGGGGTAAATCAGCAGCAAGCAGAGGTAGAACAAGCGCGTAAACATAGCCTGATTGTAACCGAAAATGCCGCGGTGCTATACTTCGCCAGCTCCCCCTCCACATGCCATGAGTCTAAATGCCCGCCTTCACCAATCCCACTGATCTCGCCCGCGAAACCCTGAAGCTTTTGTCGGCACGTCGGATTGCGCCTACGCCGGAAAACTACCAGACCATTTATCACGAAATTGCAGGCACCAAGCCTGTCGTGCCTCACTCCAAGGGCGATCAGGCCTTGTTGAAAGCCCTGCAGGAACTGGCTAAGCAGGTCCCCGGCATGGGGCCGCAATTCAAGGCGCTGGCGAATGCTCTCGGTGCGGGCGAACAAAAGGCGATCGAGACCGCGCTGGCCAGCCTGGTGCCTAAGACGGCACTGGGAAGCGAAGCTTCCTGGGGAGAATTGATTCGCGAGCTGATGCGCCAGTGGGACCTGAAGCAGAGCGGGATAACCGTGGCGCGCAAGAAGGACGGGCTGGAGCGGGTTTTGAGCAATTTCTCCCGCGATTCGTCGGTGTTGTTCACCAAGGTCCAGGCTTTGGTTGCCTCCTGGGCGGAAAATCCAACGGCGCAAACAGGCGTACCGGTCGAAGGCGGCGAAGCAGTCGCCGAGTTGCAAGGGAAAACGGCCGTCGCTTCCGGGGGTGGGGTGTCCGCGCTGGAAATTCCAACCAGCGACATCCCCGGCGCCTTGCGCGAAATGCTGGCGCAAACCATCCAGACCGGCGTCGCGCCTCGTCTTTCCCAGTTTCCCGACCTGCGCGATGAAGCAGTGATGCTGGCGCAGCAGGCCCGAGAAGCGCGCGACCAGTCCTCTATCCAGGGGGTTGCGAAGAACCTTAAACAGTTCTGGATCAAGCTCGAGCTGCGCAACGACTCCGACGCCCAGGTGCTGGATGGCCTGGTGCGGTTGCTGCGCTTGCTGGTGGACAATATCAGCGAATTGCTGCTGGACGACAAATGGTTGAACGGACAGATTTCTGTGGTTCAGGACATCATCGCCAAGCCGCTCGACAGCCGTGTTCTGTACGATGCCGAGCGCAGTTTCAAGGAAGTGATCTTCAAGCAGGGGAACCTGAAACATAGCCTGCTGGAAGCCAAGGACACGATCAAGAACATGATGGCGACCTTCATCGACCGCATGTCTGAGATGACCGCCAGCACTGGCGAATATCACGCCAAGATCGAGAGGTACACCGAAGAGATTGGCCGTACCGAGGATATCAACAAGCTCAACCAGATCCTCGGCAATCTGATGAAGGACACCCGAGGCATGCAGCTCGATATGATACGTTCGCATGACGAGCTGGAATTGTCGCATCGCAAGGTCAAGGAGGCGGAGGCGAAAATCCTCCAGCTGGAACAGGAGCTGGACCACGTCAGCGAACTGGTGCACGAGGATCATCTGACCGGCACACTCAACCGGCGCGGCATGGATGACGCCTTCGAGCGCGAGCTGTCGCGCGCCGACAGGCTGAACGTGCCACTGTGCGTGTCGCTGCTGGATATCGACCACTTCAAACGGCTCAACGATACTTATGGCCACGACGCCGGCGATGAGGCGTTGATTCACCTGGTGCGTGTGGTGAAGGAAGCCTTGCGTCCAAGCGATGTCATCGCCCGTTTCGGCGGCGAGGAATTCGTGATCATCCTCCCTGAAGCCGGTATCGACGAGGCCGTCATGGTGATGACGCGCGTGCAGCGCCATCTCACCAAGAATTTCTTCATGCACGACAACCAGCGTCTGCTCATCACCTTCAGTGCCGGGGTGGCGCTCCGCGGGGCGGGCGAAGGTGCCGAGTCGATGATCAGCCGCGCCGACAAGGCGCTCTATCAGGCGAAGGAAGCCGGCCGTAATCGCGTGGTGGCGGCCGCCTGACTGTTTTGCCGCCGGCGGCAAATATTGCCGCCGGCTTTTCTGCTTTTCCCCCTTGGTTGCTGTTTCTGTCCGGTTTTTCCTGAATTTTCCGTTGGCACGATGTGTGCTTTTATAGATGCCATCATCAAGTTTTAGGTTGGCGGCCATGATCGGCAGGATAGACGAAGAAATCGGCTTCATGAGCAAGGCGCTGAATCTGCATGCGCAGCGTCAGCAACTGCTGGCAGGTAATATCGCCAACGCCGACACGCCCAACTACAAAGCGGTTGATATCGATTTTTCCCGTGCGCTGCAAACGGCAATGGGGTCCGGCGATGCGGTTGGTTTGAACAGGACCGCACCCGGGCACCTGCAAGCCAAGGATAGCAACCCCTTCGGTGCGCGTACCTTATACCGCCAGCCGGCTCAGCCCAGCATCGACGGCAATACCGTGGATATGGACGTGGAACGCACCCAGTTCATCGACAACGCCATCCGTTACCAGTTCGCCCTGGACCGCGTCAGCGGTAAATTCAAAGAAATGCAACTTGCGCTGAGTAGCCAATAATCATGTCCCTCTTCAACTTGTTCGATATTTCCGGCTCTGCCATGACGGCGCAATCGCAGCGCCTAAAC from Sulfurimicrobium lacus carries:
- the flhF gene encoding flagellar biosynthesis protein FlhF, whose product is MNVKKFRAANTREALRQVRDALGADAIILSNRPVDGMIEIMAVANMDMASLATPALAAAPVIKQSRPYVQERRPTEYDPEPRPVPASPRPVKREEISVLQRIRQEAMLDAVSPAARQSKPETQPAAESMDNMAQEMMREIRSLRGMLEGQLAGLAWGELQRSDPVKVEILRHMLSAGFSPALSRQLLEKLPPGGDFNRGIKWVKAALTHNLRAVAAGKDIIERGGVYALVGPTGVGKTTTVAKLAARCRLQHGANKLALLTTDSYRIGAHEQLKIYGKILGVPVYAVKDEADLQFTLADLQNKHLVLIDTVGMSQRDRRLTEQVALLAGAGRSVKRLLLISANAQASTLEDVVRAYRGADLEGCILTKIDEAISMGGALDVIVRHQLPVHYITNGQRVPEDLHLANAMYLVDRALRPAETQSPFSLEEGEYPLLMSGTAADGGAESEALRG
- a CDS encoding P-loop NTPase — protein: MAEAMQDQAEGLRRLLSDDFVRIVTLTSGKRSVGKTTVLINLAVALARRGKQVMLLDEHQGKHSVVGMLGLTPYYNLTHVLRREQSLEQVMLSGPEGIMVVPSGRSVQELANLSASDMEWLVRSFAQLAQPMDVVLVDAVAGVAGNVLPLSLAAQELVVVVDPQPASMTDAYALIKVLNQGFARRNFHIVVNRVASPEEAGVVFSNMAKVAKRFLKVSLDFMGFVPQEEKIHRATQLGRTVVDAFPDSTAAQAFRDLAEKMEQWPHPAGEQGQMEVFMQRLVQSSRATAAEPSRTGRA
- a CDS encoding flagellar motor protein, giving the protein MDFISVAGLAMALLAIIGGQILEGGHLGSLLQVTAFLIVIGGTMGAVMLQSSLPVFLAGMKLLKWVFVTPRFHPQRLIEEVISWSQVARKGGLLALEPLIDDLTDPFKRKGLQMLVDGAEPEKIREALEVEINTYEEHQRQAAKVWESAGGYAPTIGIIGAVMGLIHVMENLSDPSKLGGGIAVAFVATIYGVGSANLFFLPVANKLKAIIGHQVTIREMLIEGLGSIANGENPRVIETKLQGYIL
- a CDS encoding flagella synthesis protein FlgN, coding for MKQESAAEFALKLSEELGAFGEFHQLLEQEQAALIAGDIDRLLQLAPEKTGLIEKLFAFSVERDHKLAAAGYENTPTGLAAWLSAIGVTDETREQWELLLNLAREAEQANRRNGLLIETHLRHNQQALAALQTAANPTNTLYGPNGQISGLSSGRPRGKV
- the flgM gene encoding flagellar biosynthesis anti-sigma factor FlgM, producing the protein MKIDSSVGKLVATPDGQSKVVRNNPKQQSAAKTESRDEVQLTSSSQLQAMGSGIDTSTPIDSAKVDAIKQAISEGRFKINPEMIADRLLTSVKDLLASQKG
- the flgB gene encoding flagellar basal body rod protein FlgB; translated protein: MIGRIDEEIGFMSKALNLHAQRQQLLAGNIANADTPNYKAVDIDFSRALQTAMGSGDAVGLNRTAPGHLQAKDSNPFGARTLYRQPAQPSIDGNTVDMDVERTQFIDNAIRYQFALDRVSGKFKEMQLALSSQ
- a CDS encoding RNA polymerase sigma factor FliA, with product MYQANGKLQNKEQYVVQYAPLVRRIAHHLAAKLPASVEVDDLIQAGLIGLLDAVGHYDQSQGAQFETYASQRIRGAMLDELREADWAPRSARKCMRTIEAAINRLEQKLGRQPGEQELASELKVPLAEFQQMLQDARGHQLVYYEDYQADGDDDFFERHSADQRPGPLGQIENEDFRAALVEAISVLPEREQMVMSLYYEEELNLKEIGAVLGVTESRVSQLHSQAVARLRSRLKDWLGD
- a CDS encoding GGDEF domain-containing protein, with the translated sequence MPAFTNPTDLARETLKLLSARRIAPTPENYQTIYHEIAGTKPVVPHSKGDQALLKALQELAKQVPGMGPQFKALANALGAGEQKAIETALASLVPKTALGSEASWGELIRELMRQWDLKQSGITVARKKDGLERVLSNFSRDSSVLFTKVQALVASWAENPTAQTGVPVEGGEAVAELQGKTAVASGGGVSALEIPTSDIPGALREMLAQTIQTGVAPRLSQFPDLRDEAVMLAQQAREARDQSSIQGVAKNLKQFWIKLELRNDSDAQVLDGLVRLLRLLVDNISELLLDDKWLNGQISVVQDIIAKPLDSRVLYDAERSFKEVIFKQGNLKHSLLEAKDTIKNMMATFIDRMSEMTASTGEYHAKIERYTEEIGRTEDINKLNQILGNLMKDTRGMQLDMIRSHDELELSHRKVKEAEAKILQLEQELDHVSELVHEDHLTGTLNRRGMDDAFERELSRADRLNVPLCVSLLDIDHFKRLNDTYGHDAGDEALIHLVRVVKEALRPSDVIARFGGEEFVIILPEAGIDEAVMVMTRVQRHLTKNFFMHDNQRLLITFSAGVALRGAGEGAESMISRADKALYQAKEAGRNRVVAAA
- the flgA gene encoding flagellar basal body P-ring formation chaperone FlgA, with the protein product MFTRLFYLCLLLIYPFHGMANGQWQNLDAILSGVTQFARQQTAAQPGSVTVTAGTLDPRLRLPACPAMEFFIPTGSRMWGNSNVGVRCPAPSTWTVYVPVNIRITADIVFAARPLQSGQKLSEADILIKSDDITQFASGVITDPSQALGRIVTLGVAAGYPLRNDMLRAPHVIQQGQSVKIIAKGAGFQVNAEGKALTNAAAGQIVSVRTPSGQVIKGTAREGGFVEVPF
- the motD gene encoding flagellar motor protein MotD, whose protein sequence is MARKKRPEEHENHERWLVSYADFITLLFAFFVVMYAISSINEGKYRVLSDSLVDAFKQTPTSQEPLRLAKEQPSRPQAARQMILQPIAVRKADQAQEIKRKKQEEKMKGIATDLLKVMEPLVKEGQVRVTQSPLGVSIEINASVLFAPGQAQLEKPSIQVLKAVAQVVAGVPNAVQIEGHTDNIPIGTPAYPSNWELSTARASSVVRLFIDNGVDPSRLMAIGYADQRPVEPNDTNEGRSRNRRVTVMIEPDDKAPATVLQ